From Elusimicrobiota bacterium:
TCGGCCCAGACCTCGAAGACGCCGCCCAGGGTGTCGCCGGCGCGGCCGGCGCGCTCGATGGCGCCGACCATGCGGCGCGAGGCCGTCGGGTCCGTGGCGCGCACCGGCGAGGCATCGGCCCGGGAATTGAGCCGCGAGACCGGGCCGGGCCGGGATGAGCGGTCGGCCTCCGGGCCGATGGACAGGACGCGGCTGGCCACGCAGATGCCGCAGGCTTCCAGGAAGCGCTTGGCCGCCGCGCCCAAGGCCGTGCGGGCCGCTGTCTCCCGCGCGCTGGCTCGCTCCATGACGTCGCGCAGGTCCGTGAAGCCGTACTTGCGGGCGCCTGCGAGGTCGGCATGTCCGGGCCGCGGGACCGTGAGGACGGGCTCCCGTCCGCCGCCGTGGTCGGAGTTGGGTATGCGTACCGCCAGGGGAGAGCCCAAGGTGCGGCCGCGCCGCACTCCGCCGAGCAGCTCCACGCGGTCGGCCTCGAGACCTTGGCGGGAACTGCGGCCGCAGCCGAGCTTGCGGCGGGCCAGTTCGGCCTGGATGTCCGCGGCCGAGAGCTCCAGCCCCGCGGGCAGGCCTTCGAGTATGCCCACCAGAGCGGGGCCGTGGGATTCTCCTGCGGTGAGGAATCTCAGGGGCATGATAGTCTCTCCAGGAGGCGGCCTTTCAGGGCGGCGCGCCGGGGGGCGCCCAGGGATCCGAACCAGAACTCCCAGGAGCGCAGGGCTTGGGACACGAGCATGCCGCTGCCTCCCAGCACGCTGGCGCCCAGGCGCCGGGCCTGGCGCTGGAAAGCGGTGCGGCGGCCGTAGACCAGGTCCAAGGCCAGGCCGCAGCCCGGCCAGTCGCCAGGAGCGGGCGAGCGGTCAGGGAACCCGGCCATGCCCAAGGGTGTGGCGTTGACGGCCAGGTCCGCGGCTCCGGCCCGGCCCGCGGCGAAGACGGTGCCCGGGAAGCTCGCGGCCAGCGCGCGGGCCAAGGCCCGGGCCGCTTCGGGCCGGCGCGCGGCGATGGTCACGCGGCGGGCGCGCAGGCGGCCCAAAGCGCAGAGCACGGCCCGGGCCGCGCCGCCCGCGCCGAAGACCAGGGCATCGCGGCCCGCGGCCGAGAACCCCGACTCCCGCAAGGCGTCCGCGAAGCCCGCGGCGTCCGTATTGTGGCCGATGAGGCGGCCTTGGCTGCAGCGCAGCGCGTTGACCGCGCCGGCCAGCCGGGCTTCCGGCGTGAGCGCGTCGAGCAGGGGAACGATGGCCACCTTGTGGGGCACCGTCACGTTGCCGCCCAGCATGCCGGACCAGCGCATGAGCTCCACGGCGCAGGCCAGCCTCTCGGGGAGGACGTCGCAGGCGCGGTAGAGCACCTTGCGCCGGGTCAGACCGCCGAGGCCGGCCATGAGGCGCGGAGACATGGAATGCGCGACGGGGTGTCCCAGCAGGCAGAGCTTTACGGGTTCTTTGGGCATGAACGAGGTCCGGCCAAGTCCCGACATTCTACCAATAACGAAGGGGGGTGGCCGGGCATTTCGCCTGAAAGCCATGTGACTGCCTGACAAATCCTGACAAAACACCTCTTGTGGAGAACGTCGGGTGCATCCATAATCTAAGTGCGGACCCTTGCTGGAGCCAGAATGGATAGATGCCGATCGGCCTGCTTTTTGGCCGTTCTGACGATTTTCGCTTTTGAGCCTGGCGGCGCCCGCGCTTCCGCAGGGGCGGCGCCCCAGGCCAAGCGGTCTGCCGGGCTCTACCAGAAGGGGGCGCGGGCCTACGCTCAAGGGGACCTCGACGCTGCCTTGGCCGCCTACCGGGAGGTCCTGAAAGAAGACCCTGAAGACCCCACGGCCGAGCTCGCCGTCGGGCGCATCGAGATGGAGCTGGCGGCCCGGCGAGCGGCTGCCGCGAGAGCCGCTGCGGCCGGGGACCTGCATCGGCAAGCCGCGGACCTCGACAGCCTCGTCCTTGACCACCTCTACGACTGGTTCTTCTTCGAACGCACGCTGGGAGATGCCCAAGCCGACTTGGGGACCCTGCAAGCCCGCAGCGGGATGGTCGCCCAGTTCATGGCGGAGCGCAGGTTGGCGCTCAGCCGGGCCGGCCGATTCCCCAAGGAGCGGGAGCTGCGGGCTTTGGTCCGCAGGCTGCCTACCAGTTGAGCCGGCACGCCTCATAGGACTTTTGTCTCCGCCTTCTGGGTCTTCCGCTCCTCGTAAAACAGCGTTCCCAGCCGCATACTTTGGGTATGGAGACAAGGCTCAAGTCCTTCTGGGTCGCGGCCCTGCTTTTCTTCTGCGGTTCCCTCCAAGCGGCCACCCTCCGCATCGCCCCGGTCTCCGGCCCGGTCGCGCCCGTGATCCAGGTCCCCCTGGGCGCTGCTTTCCTCTCCTCCGGCCGGCTCGAAACGCATTCCCTTTCCCCGCAGGCGCTCGTCCCCGGTCTCCTGGCCCCCTCTGTCCCGGTCCCGCAGGTCCAGCCGCTCGCCGCAGCGCCCGCCTTGCTGCCGTCCCCAGCCCCGGCCGTCACCTTCGCGCAGCGCCTGAACAAGGTG
This genomic window contains:
- the aroC gene encoding chorismate synthase, whose translation is MRFLTAGESHGPALVGILEGLPAGLELSAADIQAELARRKLGCGRSSRQGLEADRVELLGGVRRGRTLGSPLAVRIPNSDHGGGREPVLTVPRPGHADLAGARKYGFTDLRDVMERASARETAARTALGAAAKRFLEACGICVASRVLSIGPEADRSSRPGPVSRLNSRADASPVRATDPTASRRMVGAIERAGRAGDTLGGVFEVWADGLPPGLGSYAHWDRRLDGRLAAALMALNGIKAVAVGLGFEAAALPGSRALDPYYWKAGRAAYRSNRSGGIDGGMTTGEPLLLSAAMKPLPTLMKPLPSVDLRTGRAAPAPVLRSDVCAVPAAAVISEALVALVLADALLDKTGGDSMREILPRLRSLRK
- a CDS encoding shikimate dehydrogenase, which encodes MPKEPVKLCLLGHPVAHSMSPRLMAGLGGLTRRKVLYRACDVLPERLACAVELMRWSGMLGGNVTVPHKVAIVPLLDALTPEARLAGAVNALRCSQGRLIGHNTDAAGFADALRESGFSAAGRDALVFGAGGAARAVLCALGRLRARRVTIAARRPEAARALARALAASFPGTVFAAGRAGAADLAVNATPLGMAGFPDRSPAPGDWPGCGLALDLVYGRRTAFQRQARRLGASVLGGSGMLVSQALRSWEFWFGSLGAPRRAALKGRLLERLSCP